The proteins below are encoded in one region of Periplaneta americana isolate PAMFEO1 chromosome 11, P.americana_PAMFEO1_priV1, whole genome shotgun sequence:
- the Ktl gene encoding BTB/POZ domain-containing protein KCTD16, which translates to MQEDSSAVDMADFSPVVELNVGGVFYTTALSTLTREQDSLLAHMFSGKTSPPPRDAKGKYFLDRDGVLFRYVLDFLRNQALVLPESFREKQRLRQEAAYFRLPAMAEAVEAYTDPAAPAKSSAPGYITVGYRGSFAFGRDGLADVKFRKLSRILVCGRVTLCRDVFGETLNESRDPDHGLTDRYTSRFFLKHSFIEQAFDMLQEQGFKLAGSCGSGTAGGAAAEQLKPGVDSEENRWNHYNEFVFVRD; encoded by the coding sequence ATGCAAGAAGACTCCTCCGCTGTAGACATGGCGGATTTCTCGCCCGTTGTGGAGCTCAACGTGGGCGGCGTCTTCTACACCACGGCCCTGAGCACGCTGACCCGAGAGCAGGACTCGCTGCTGGCACACATGTTCTCGGGCAAGACGTCGCCGCCGCCGAGGGACGCCAAGGGCAAGTACTTCCTGGACCGCGACGGCGTGCTCTTCCGCTACGTGCTGGACTTCCTTCGCAACCAGGCCCTCGTGCTGCCGGAGAGCTTCCGGGAGAAGCAGCGGCTGCGGCAGGAGGCGGCGTACTTCCGCCTGCCCGCCATGGCGGAGGCCGTGGAGGCGTACACGGACCCCGCGGCGCCCGCCAAGAGCTCCGCCCCCGGCTACATCACGGTGGGCTACCGCGGCAGCTTCGCCTTCGGCAGGGACGGCCTCGCCGACGTCAAGTTCCGCAAGCTGTCCCGCATCCTGGTGTGCGGCCGCGTGACCCTGTGCAGGGACGTCTTCGGCGAGACCCTCAACGAGAGCAGAGACCCGGACCACGGCCTCACCGACCGCTACACGTCGCGCTTCTTCCTCAAGCACTCCTTCATCGAGCAGGCGTTCGACATGCTGCAGGAGCAGGGCTTCAAGCTGGCGGGCAGCTGCGGCTCCGGGACGGCCGGAGGAGCGGCCGCCGAGCAGCTCAAGCCCGGAGTCGACTCCGAGGAGAACCGCTGGAACCACTACAACGAGTTCGTCTTCGTCCGCGACTAG